A stretch of Enterobacter cloacae complex sp. ECNIH7 DNA encodes these proteins:
- a CDS encoding SprT family zinc-dependent metalloprotease: protein MKAPRLPIALQQAVMRCLREKLAQANLKLGRNYPEPKIVYQQRGTAAGTAWLEPYEIRLNPVLMMENQQAFIEEVVPHELAHLLVWKHFGRVAPHGKEWKWMMEAVLGVPARRTHQFELESVRRNTFPYRCQCQQHQLTVRRHNRVVRGEATYRCVKCGEPLVAE, encoded by the coding sequence ATGAAAGCACCCCGTCTCCCCATCGCCCTTCAGCAAGCCGTTATGCGCTGCCTGCGGGAAAAACTCGCCCAGGCAAACCTGAAGCTCGGCCGTAATTACCCTGAACCTAAGATCGTTTATCAGCAGCGCGGAACCGCGGCGGGTACCGCCTGGCTCGAGCCGTATGAGATCCGCCTTAACCCGGTGCTGATGATGGAAAACCAGCAGGCGTTTATCGAGGAAGTGGTACCGCACGAGCTGGCGCATCTGCTGGTGTGGAAACACTTCGGACGCGTCGCGCCCCACGGCAAGGAGTGGAAGTGGATGATGGAAGCGGTGCTCGGCGTTCCGGCACGCCGCACCCATCAGTTCGAGCTGGAATCGGTGCGCCGCAATACCTTCCCCTACCGCTGCCAGTGTCAGCAGCACCAGCTTACCGTCCGCCGCCATAATCGCGTGGTGCGCGGCGAGGCGACCTACCGCTGCGTCAAATGCGGCGAGCCGCTGGTTGCGGAATAA
- a CDS encoding YqgE/AlgH family protein translates to MNLQHHFLIAMPALQDPIFRRAVVYICEYNEDGAMGIIINKPLENLQVEGILDKLKIPAEARLPEIRLDKPVMLGGPLAEDRGFILHTPPVFSSSIRISDNTVITTSRDVLETLGTAEQPSEVLVALGYSSWEKGQLEQEILDNAWLTAPADMNILFKTPIADRWRDAAKLIGIDILTMPGVAGHA, encoded by the coding sequence ATGAATTTACAGCATCACTTTCTTATTGCCATGCCTGCTCTCCAGGATCCGATTTTTCGCCGCGCCGTGGTTTATATTTGTGAATACAATGAAGACGGCGCGATGGGTATTATCATCAATAAACCACTGGAAAATCTTCAGGTTGAAGGAATTCTGGACAAGCTGAAAATACCGGCTGAAGCGCGACTGCCGGAAATCCGGCTTGATAAACCGGTGATGCTGGGTGGACCTCTTGCAGAAGATCGCGGCTTTATCCTGCATACGCCGCCGGTATTCTCTTCAAGCATTCGAATTTCGGATAACACCGTTATCACGACCTCGCGCGACGTGCTTGAAACGCTGGGCACCGCAGAGCAGCCTTCTGAAGTGCTGGTGGCGCTGGGCTATTCGTCGTGGGAGAAAGGCCAGCTTGAGCAAGAGATCCTCGATAACGCCTGGCTTACCGCGCCAGCGGACATGAATATCCTGTTTAAAACCCCTATCGCCGATCGCTGGCGCGACGCGGCGAAGCTGATTGGCATTGATATCCTGACCATGCCTGGCGTAGCGGGGCACGCCTGA
- the gshB gene encoding glutathione synthase: MIKLGIVMDPIANINIKKDSSFAMLLEAQRRGYELHYMEMNDLYLINGEARARTRIVNVEQNYDKWYEFGTEQDIALADLNVILMRKDPPFDTEYIYSTYILERAEEKGTLIVNKPQSLRDCNEKLYTAWFSDLTPETLVTRSKAQLKEFWQKHGDIIMKPLDGMGGASIFRVKESDPNIGVIAETLTELGTRYCMAQNYIPAIKDGDKRVLVVDGEPVPYCLARIPQGGETRGNLAAGGRGEPRPLTESDWEIARRVGPTLKAKGLIFVGLDIIGDRLTEVNVTSPTCIREIEAEFPISITGMLMDAIEKRLQK, encoded by the coding sequence ATGATCAAGCTCGGCATCGTGATGGACCCCATCGCAAACATTAACATCAAGAAAGATTCCAGCTTCGCCATGCTGCTGGAAGCGCAGCGTCGCGGCTATGAACTCCACTATATGGAGATGAACGATCTTTACCTGATCAACGGTGAAGCTCGCGCCCGCACCCGCATCGTTAACGTCGAGCAGAACTACGACAAATGGTACGAGTTCGGCACCGAGCAGGATATTGCCCTGGCCGATCTCAACGTCATCCTGATGCGTAAAGATCCGCCGTTCGACACCGAATACATTTACAGCACCTACATCCTTGAGCGTGCAGAAGAGAAAGGCACGCTGATCGTCAACAAGCCGCAGAGCCTGCGCGACTGCAACGAGAAGCTCTACACCGCCTGGTTCTCTGACCTGACGCCGGAAACCCTGGTGACCCGCAGCAAAGCGCAGCTGAAGGAATTCTGGCAGAAGCACGGTGATATCATCATGAAGCCGCTGGACGGCATGGGCGGCGCGTCGATTTTCCGCGTTAAGGAGAGCGACCCGAACATTGGCGTGATTGCCGAAACGCTGACCGAACTGGGCACGCGTTACTGCATGGCGCAGAACTATATTCCGGCGATTAAAGACGGCGATAAACGCGTTCTGGTGGTAGATGGCGAACCGGTTCCTTACTGCCTGGCGCGTATCCCGCAGGGTGGCGAAACTCGTGGGAACCTGGCAGCCGGTGGCCGCGGTGAGCCGCGCCCGCTGACCGAAAGCGACTGGGAAATTGCCCGCCGCGTTGGCCCAACGCTGAAAGCCAAAGGCCTGATCTTCGTCGGTCTGGATATCATCGGCGATCGTCTGACCGAAGTGAACGTCACCAGCCCGACCTGCATTCGTGAAATTGAAGCGGAATTCCCGATTTCGATCACCGGAATGCTGATGGACGCTATCGAAAAACGTTTACAAAAATAA
- the yqgB gene encoding acid stress response protein YqgB, whose protein sequence is MNKKPVARSGFQHTLLGNGAVYGLLSPYNAAIVVNCFTLNTKS, encoded by the coding sequence ATGAATAAGAAACCGGTCGCACGGTCTGGATTTCAGCATACTCTGCTGGGAAACGGAGCCGTTTATGGGTTGTTATCGCCGTATAACGCTGCGATAGTAGTCAACTGTTTTACACTTAATACAAAGAGTTGA
- the endA gene encoding deoxyribonuclease I produces the protein MSRNFSLAVAFLTTALSGHALADGINSFSQAKAAGVKVNADVPGDFYCGCKINWQGKKGVVDLESCGYKVRKNENRASRIEWEHVVPAWQFGHQRQCWQDGGRKNCAKDPIYRQMESDMHNLQPAVGEVNGDRGNFMYSQWNGGEGQYGQCGMKVDFKEKVAEPPARARGSIARTYFYMRDRYDLNLSRQQTQLFNAWDKQYPVTEWECQRDERIARVQGNHNPYVQRACQAQKS, from the coding sequence ATGTCCCGTAATTTTTCTCTCGCGGTCGCCTTTCTGACGACGGCGCTCTCAGGCCATGCTCTGGCCGACGGTATCAACAGTTTTTCCCAGGCCAAGGCAGCAGGCGTGAAGGTAAACGCCGATGTGCCGGGCGATTTCTACTGCGGCTGTAAAATTAACTGGCAGGGTAAAAAAGGGGTCGTTGACCTTGAGTCCTGCGGCTATAAGGTGCGTAAAAACGAAAACCGCGCCAGCCGCATTGAATGGGAACATGTCGTTCCGGCCTGGCAGTTTGGCCACCAGCGCCAGTGCTGGCAGGATGGCGGACGAAAAAACTGCGCCAAAGATCCGATTTATCGCCAGATGGAAAGCGATATGCATAACCTGCAGCCTGCCGTAGGTGAAGTGAACGGCGACCGGGGTAATTTCATGTACAGCCAGTGGAACGGTGGCGAAGGCCAGTACGGCCAGTGCGGTATGAAGGTTGATTTTAAAGAGAAAGTCGCCGAGCCCCCTGCCCGCGCGCGCGGCAGCATTGCCCGCACCTACTTCTATATGCGTGACCGTTACGACCTCAACCTCTCCCGCCAGCAGACGCAGCTGTTCAACGCCTGGGACAAGCAGTACCCGGTGACGGAGTGGGAATGCCAGCGCGACGAACGTATCGCCAGAGTCCAGGGGAATCACAACCCTTACGTCCAGCGGGCTTGCCAGGCGCAAAAGAGCTAA
- a CDS encoding type IV pilus twitching motility protein PilT: MDVEEIVALSVKHNVSDLHLCSDSPPRWRRLGRLEPAPFPPPDVGALLKAWLNDEQQGIWWAKGQVDFAATVTGGQRLRGSAFKQMRGVSVTLRLLPRSCPQLSSLGAPRAIPELLSNDAGLILVTGATGSGKSTTLAAMVDFLNHHADGHILTLEDPVEFIYQSERCLIQQREIGQHSPSFAEALRSALRQDPDVILLGELRDSETIRLALTAAETGHLVLATLHTRGASQAIERLVDTFPAQEKDPVRNQLAGSLRAVLAQRLLPDLQGGRVALYELLVNTAAAANLIREGKTWQLPGIIQTGQQAGMQNFDQSLAERRAQGRL; the protein is encoded by the coding sequence ATGGATGTGGAAGAAATTGTGGCCCTTAGTGTAAAGCATAACGTCTCCGATCTACACCTGTGCAGTGATTCGCCACCGCGCTGGCGCAGATTAGGTCGGCTTGAGCCTGCGCCTTTTCCGCCTCCCGATGTCGGAGCGTTATTGAAAGCGTGGCTCAACGATGAGCAGCAGGGGATCTGGTGGGCAAAGGGGCAGGTGGATTTTGCCGCGACGGTAACGGGAGGCCAGCGGCTGCGCGGCAGTGCCTTTAAGCAGATGAGAGGTGTCTCTGTTACGCTGCGGCTGCTGCCGCGTAGCTGCCCACAGCTCTCTTCGCTGGGCGCGCCGCGGGCGATCCCGGAACTGTTGTCCAATGACGCCGGGCTGATTCTGGTCACGGGGGCGACCGGCAGCGGCAAATCCACTACGCTGGCGGCGATGGTCGATTTTCTCAACCACCATGCTGACGGCCATATCCTGACGCTTGAAGATCCGGTGGAGTTTATCTACCAGAGCGAACGTTGTCTGATCCAGCAGCGGGAGATAGGCCAGCACAGCCCGTCATTTGCTGAAGCGCTGCGCAGCGCCTTACGCCAGGATCCGGACGTTATTTTGCTGGGGGAGCTGCGCGACAGCGAAACGATCCGCCTGGCGCTGACGGCGGCGGAAACCGGACACCTGGTACTGGCGACGCTGCATACGCGCGGGGCATCGCAGGCGATTGAACGGCTGGTCGATACGTTCCCGGCGCAGGAGAAAGATCCTGTGCGTAACCAGCTGGCCGGCAGCCTGCGGGCGGTGCTGGCGCAGAGGCTGCTTCCCGATCTGCAGGGCGGGCGCGTCGCGTTGTATGAACTGCTGGTGAACACTGCGGCGGCGGCGAATTTGATTCGTGAAGGGAAAACGTGGCAACTGCCCGGGATCATTCAAACCGGTCAGCAGGCAGGAATGCAGAACTTTGACCAGAGCCTGGCGGAGAGACGGGCGCAGGGCCGGCTGTAG
- a CDS encoding XTP/dITP diphosphatase — translation MQKVVLATGNAGKVRELASLLNDFGLDVVAQTELGVESAEETGLTFIENAILKARHAAQITGLPAIADDSGLAVDFLGGAPGIYSARYSGVDATDQQNLEKLLVALKDVPDEQRTAQFHCVLVYMRHAEDPTPIVCHGSWPGVITREAAGNGGFGYDPIFFVPTEDKTAAELTREEKSAISHRGRALKLLLEALRNG, via the coding sequence ATGCAGAAAGTTGTTCTCGCGACCGGCAACGCCGGTAAAGTGCGCGAGCTGGCCTCGCTATTAAATGATTTTGGGCTGGACGTGGTTGCCCAGACCGAGCTTGGCGTCGAGTCCGCCGAAGAGACGGGGCTGACGTTTATCGAAAACGCGATCCTGAAAGCGCGTCACGCCGCGCAGATTACCGGCCTGCCCGCGATTGCCGACGACTCCGGCCTGGCCGTGGATTTTCTCGGCGGTGCCCCGGGGATTTACTCTGCGCGCTATTCCGGCGTTGACGCCACCGACCAGCAGAATCTGGAAAAGCTGCTTGTCGCCCTGAAAGACGTACCGGACGAACAGCGCACCGCGCAGTTTCACTGCGTGCTGGTCTATATGCGCCACGCGGAAGACCCTACGCCGATCGTCTGCCACGGCAGCTGGCCGGGCGTGATTACCCGTGAAGCGGCTGGCAACGGCGGCTTTGGCTACGACCCTATTTTCTTTGTCCCGACCGAGGACAAAACCGCTGCGGAACTGACCCGCGAAGAAAAAAGCGCGATTTCCCACCGTGGACGCGCGCTGAAACTGTTACTGGAAGCACTGCGTAATGGCTAA
- the galP gene encoding galactose/proton symporter: MPDNKKQGRTSNKAMTFFVCFLAALAGLLFGLDIGVIAGALPFITDEFQISAHTQEWVVSSMMFGAAVGAVGSGWLSFKLGRKKSLMIGAILFVAGSLFSAAAPNVEVLLVSRVLLGLAVGVASYTAPLYLSEIAPEKIRGSMISMYQLMITIGILGAYLSDTAFSYSGAWRWMLGVIIIPAILLLIGVFFLPDSPRWFAAKRRFHDAERVLMRLRDTSAEAKNELEEIRESLKVKQSGWALFKENSNFRRAVFLGVLLQVMQQFTGMNVIMYYAPKIFELAGYTNTTEQMWGTVIVGLTNVLATFIAIGLVDRWGRKPTLTLGFLVMAAGMGVLGTMMHVGIHSPTAQYFAVGMLLMFIVGFAMSAGPLIWVLCSEIQPLKGRDFGITCSTATNWIANMIVGATFLTMLNTLGNANTFWVYAGLNIFFIVLTIWLVPETKHVSLEHIERNLMKGRPLREIGAHD; the protein is encoded by the coding sequence ATGCCTGACAATAAAAAACAGGGGCGTACGTCCAACAAGGCGATGACATTCTTCGTCTGTTTCCTCGCCGCCCTGGCAGGATTACTTTTTGGCCTGGATATCGGCGTCATTGCCGGTGCATTACCTTTCATTACTGACGAGTTCCAGATCAGCGCTCACACCCAGGAGTGGGTGGTCAGCTCCATGATGTTTGGCGCCGCAGTGGGTGCCGTCGGCAGCGGCTGGCTCTCCTTCAAGCTCGGGCGTAAAAAGAGCCTGATGATCGGCGCGATCCTGTTCGTTGCCGGTTCACTCTTCTCTGCCGCTGCGCCTAACGTTGAGGTCCTGCTGGTTTCCCGCGTGCTGCTCGGCCTGGCCGTGGGCGTGGCGTCCTATACCGCCCCGCTTTACCTGTCTGAAATCGCGCCGGAGAAAATCCGCGGCAGTATGATTTCGATGTACCAGCTCATGATCACCATCGGTATTTTGGGCGCGTACCTTTCCGATACCGCGTTTAGCTACAGCGGCGCATGGCGCTGGATGCTCGGCGTGATCATCATCCCGGCCATTCTGCTGCTGATTGGCGTCTTCTTCCTGCCGGACAGCCCGCGCTGGTTCGCCGCCAAACGTCGATTCCACGATGCCGAACGCGTGCTGATGCGCCTGCGCGATACCAGCGCCGAAGCGAAAAACGAGCTGGAAGAGATCCGCGAAAGTCTGAAGGTCAAACAGTCCGGCTGGGCGCTGTTTAAAGAGAACAGCAACTTCCGCCGCGCGGTGTTCCTTGGCGTATTGCTTCAGGTGATGCAGCAGTTCACCGGGATGAACGTCATCATGTATTACGCGCCAAAAATCTTTGAGCTGGCGGGCTATACCAACACCACCGAACAAATGTGGGGGACCGTCATCGTGGGTCTGACCAACGTGCTGGCGACCTTTATCGCCATCGGTCTGGTGGACCGCTGGGGACGTAAGCCAACGCTGACGCTGGGCTTCCTGGTGATGGCTGCCGGTATGGGTGTCCTCGGTACCATGATGCATGTAGGCATTCACTCACCAACCGCCCAGTACTTTGCGGTCGGCATGCTGCTGATGTTTATCGTCGGGTTTGCGATGAGCGCTGGCCCGCTGATTTGGGTGCTGTGCTCTGAGATCCAGCCGCTGAAAGGGCGTGATTTTGGTATCACCTGCTCTACCGCAACCAACTGGATTGCCAACATGATCGTCGGAGCAACGTTCCTGACCATGCTCAATACCCTGGGCAACGCGAACACCTTCTGGGTCTACGCCGGTCTGAATATCTTCTTTATTGTGCTGACAATCTGGCTGGTTCCAGAAACCAAACACGTTTCTCTGGAACATATTGAACGTAACCTGATGAAAGGTCGTCCGCTGCGCGAAATCGGCGCCCACGACTGA
- a CDS encoding YggT family protein has protein sequence MKTLTFLLSTVLELYTMALLLRVWMQWARCDFYNPFSQFVVKITQPVVGPLRRIIPAMGPIDSSSLLVAFILSVIKAIVLFMVITFQPIIWIAAVLILIKTIGLLIFWVLLVMAIMSWVSQGRSPVEYALIQLAEPLLRPIRNLLPSMGGIDFSPMILVLLLYVINMGIAELLQSTGDMLLPGLWMAL, from the coding sequence ATGAAGACGTTGACTTTCCTGCTCTCAACAGTGCTTGAGCTGTATACGATGGCGCTTTTGCTGCGCGTCTGGATGCAGTGGGCCCGCTGTGATTTTTATAATCCGTTCTCGCAGTTTGTCGTGAAAATCACGCAACCTGTTGTCGGACCGCTGCGCCGCATTATCCCGGCGATGGGTCCCATCGACAGTTCGTCTCTGCTGGTAGCGTTTATTCTGAGCGTTATCAAAGCGATCGTGCTGTTTATGGTCATCACCTTCCAGCCGATTATCTGGATTGCCGCCGTTCTGATTCTGATCAAAACCATCGGCCTGCTGATTTTCTGGGTGCTGCTGGTCATGGCGATCATGAGCTGGGTGAGCCAGGGCCGTAGCCCGGTAGAGTATGCCTTGATTCAGCTGGCCGAGCCGCTGCTGCGTCCAATCCGTAACCTGCTTCCGTCTATGGGCGGCATCGATTTTTCGCCGATGATCCTGGTTCTGCTGCTCTATGTGATCAACATGGGGATCGCTGAACTGCTGCAGTCCACGGGCGATATGCTGCTGCCGGGGCTGTGGATGGCGCTATGA
- the rsmE gene encoding 16S rRNA (uracil(1498)-N(3))-methyltransferase encodes MRIPRIYHPELITAGREIALSDDAANHVGRVLRMGAGQAIQLFDGSNQVFDAEITRSDKKSVHVNVLRGEVDDRESPLHIHLGQVMSRGEKMEFTIQKSIELGVSLITPLFSERCGVKLDAERLNKKIQQWQKIAIAACEQSGRNRIPEIRPAMDLEDWCAEEESGLKLNLHPRASASINTLPLPVERVRLLIGPEGGLSADEIAMTARYQFTDILLGPRVLRTETTALTAITALQVRFGDLG; translated from the coding sequence ATGCGCATTCCCCGCATTTACCATCCTGAACTGATTACCGCAGGCCGCGAAATCGCCTTGTCTGATGACGCCGCCAACCACGTTGGCCGCGTGCTGCGCATGGGCGCAGGCCAGGCAATACAGCTGTTCGACGGCTCGAACCAGGTTTTCGACGCGGAAATCACGCGGTCTGATAAAAAAAGCGTACACGTTAACGTCCTGCGTGGCGAAGTGGATGATCGGGAATCACCGCTGCACATCCATCTGGGCCAGGTGATGTCGCGCGGCGAGAAAATGGAGTTCACCATACAGAAATCCATTGAACTGGGTGTAAGCCTCATTACGCCACTTTTTTCTGAGCGCTGCGGCGTTAAACTGGATGCGGAACGTCTGAACAAAAAGATCCAGCAGTGGCAGAAAATCGCCATTGCGGCTTGCGAACAGAGTGGCCGCAACCGTATTCCGGAGATCCGCCCGGCGATGGATCTGGAGGACTGGTGTGCAGAAGAGGAAAGCGGGCTGAAGCTCAATCTTCATCCGCGCGCCAGCGCCAGCATCAATACGCTGCCCCTGCCCGTTGAGCGCGTACGCCTGCTGATTGGCCCCGAAGGCGGCCTGTCGGCGGACGAAATTGCGATGACGGCACGTTACCAGTTTACTGATATTCTGTTGGGACCTCGCGTTCTGCGCACTGAGACAACGGCACTCACGGCCATTACCGCGCTACAGGTACGGTTTGGCGATCTGGGTTGA
- the metK gene encoding methionine adenosyltransferase, producing MAKHLFTSESVSEGHPDKIADQISDAVLDAILAQDPKARVACETYVKTGMVLVGGEITTSAWVDIEEITRNTVREIGYVHSDMGFDANSCAVLSAIGKQSPDINQGVDRADPLEQGAGDQGLMFGYATNETDVLMPAPVTYAHRLVQRQAEVRKNGTLPWLRPDAKSQVTFQYDDGKIVGIDAVVLSTQHSEEIDQKSLQEAVMEEIIKPVLPTEWLSSATKFFINPTGRFVIGGPMGDCGLTGRKIIVDTYGGMARHGGGAFSGKDPSKVDRSAAYAARYVAKNIVAAGLADRCEIQVSYAIGVAEPTSIMVETFGTEKVPSEQLTLLVREFFDLRPYGLIQMLDLLHPIYKETAAYGHFGREHFPWEKTDKAALLREAAGLK from the coding sequence ATGGCAAAACACCTGTTTACGTCCGAGTCCGTATCAGAAGGACATCCTGATAAAATTGCTGACCAAATCTCCGATGCGGTGCTGGATGCGATCCTGGCGCAGGATCCAAAAGCGCGCGTAGCGTGCGAAACCTATGTCAAAACCGGCATGGTTCTGGTTGGCGGTGAGATCACCACCAGCGCATGGGTTGATATCGAAGAGATCACCCGTAATACGGTGCGTGAGATCGGCTATGTGCATTCTGATATGGGCTTTGATGCCAACTCCTGCGCGGTTCTGAGCGCGATTGGCAAACAGTCTCCGGACATCAACCAGGGCGTTGACCGTGCCGATCCGCTGGAACAGGGCGCGGGCGACCAGGGCCTGATGTTCGGCTATGCAACCAACGAAACCGACGTGCTGATGCCAGCACCGGTCACCTACGCACACCGTCTGGTGCAGCGTCAGGCTGAAGTGCGTAAAAACGGCACTCTGCCGTGGCTGCGCCCTGATGCGAAAAGCCAGGTCACCTTCCAGTACGACGACGGCAAAATCGTCGGTATTGACGCGGTCGTTCTGTCTACCCAGCACTCCGAAGAAATCGATCAGAAATCTCTGCAGGAAGCAGTGATGGAAGAGATCATCAAGCCGGTTCTGCCGACCGAATGGCTGAGCTCTGCGACCAAATTCTTCATCAACCCAACCGGACGCTTCGTTATCGGTGGCCCAATGGGTGACTGCGGCCTGACCGGTCGTAAAATCATCGTTGATACCTACGGCGGCATGGCGCGCCACGGTGGCGGTGCGTTCTCCGGTAAAGATCCGTCTAAAGTTGACCGTTCTGCGGCGTACGCGGCGCGTTATGTGGCGAAAAACATCGTTGCTGCCGGCCTGGCTGACCGCTGTGAGATCCAGGTTTCCTACGCGATCGGCGTGGCTGAGCCAACCTCCATCATGGTTGAAACCTTTGGTACCGAGAAAGTGCCTTCAGAACAGCTGACTCTGCTGGTGCGCGAGTTCTTCGACCTGCGTCCATACGGCCTGATTCAGATGCTGGATCTGCTGCACCCAATCTACAAAGAAACCGCTGCATACGGTCACTTTGGTCGTGAACATTTCCCATGGGAAAAAACCGACAAAGCCGCCCTGCTGCGTGAAGCTGCCGGTCTGAAGTAA
- a CDS encoding YggS family pyridoxal phosphate-dependent enzyme, giving the protein MNDIAHNLAQVRDKISAAAARCGRASEEITLLAVSKTKPASAIAEAIDAGQRAFGENYVQEGVDKIRYFQEQGNTDLQWHFIGPLQSNKSRLVAEHFDWCHTIDRLRIATRLNDQRPAEMPALDVLIQVNISDENSKSGIALSELDALAAEVAELPRLTLRGLMAIPAPESSYERQFAVAQQMAVAFEALKARYNTVDTLSLGMSDDMEAAIAAGSTMVRIGTAIFGARDYSK; this is encoded by the coding sequence ATGAACGACATTGCGCATAACCTGGCACAGGTCCGGGACAAAATCTCAGCCGCCGCAGCGCGCTGCGGCCGTGCTTCAGAAGAAATTACGCTGCTTGCAGTCAGCAAAACCAAGCCTGCGAGCGCCATCGCAGAAGCTATTGATGCAGGCCAGCGGGCCTTTGGTGAAAACTACGTGCAGGAAGGCGTGGATAAAATTCGCTACTTCCAGGAACAGGGGAATACGGATCTGCAGTGGCACTTTATTGGCCCCCTGCAGTCGAACAAAAGCCGTCTGGTAGCAGAACACTTCGACTGGTGCCACACCATCGATCGCCTGCGTATTGCTACCCGCCTGAATGACCAGCGTCCGGCAGAAATGCCAGCGCTTGACGTGCTGATTCAGGTCAACATCAGCGACGAAAACAGCAAGTCCGGCATTGCGCTGAGCGAGCTGGACGCGCTGGCCGCCGAGGTGGCCGAACTGCCGCGCTTGACCCTGCGCGGGCTGATGGCAATTCCGGCGCCTGAGTCAAGTTATGAAAGGCAGTTTGCCGTGGCACAGCAAATGGCTGTAGCATTTGAGGCGCTTAAAGCGCGCTATAACACGGTAGACACGCTTTCACTGGGCATGTCAGATGATATGGAAGCCGCCATCGCGGCAGGCAGCACTATGGTGCGCATCGGTACGGCAATTTTCGGTGCGCGCGACTACTCAAAATAA
- the yggU gene encoding DUF167 family protein YggU: MSAVSTCADGLVLRLYIQPKASRDGIVGLHGDELKVAITAPPVDGQANAHLTKYLAKQFRVAKSQVIIEKGELGRHKQVKILNPQSIPTEVAALKEQD, translated from the coding sequence ATGAGTGCCGTAAGCACCTGCGCTGACGGGCTGGTTTTGCGGCTGTATATTCAGCCGAAAGCCAGCCGTGACGGTATTGTTGGGCTGCATGGCGACGAATTAAAAGTCGCCATCACCGCCCCACCGGTTGACGGCCAGGCGAACGCGCATCTGACCAAATATCTGGCAAAACAGTTTCGCGTCGCCAAAAGCCAGGTCATCATTGAAAAAGGTGAGCTTGGGCGACATAAACAGGTAAAAATCCTTAATCCGCAATCTATCCCGACGGAAGTCGCGGCTCTGAAAGAACAGGACTAA
- the ruvX gene encoding Holliday junction resolvase RuvX gives MSGTLLAFDFGTKSIGVAVGQRITGTARPLTALKANDGTPDWNLIERLLKEWQPDDVIVGLPLNMDGTEQPLTARARKFANKIHGRFGVSVKLHDERLSTVEARAGLFEHGGFRALNKGSVDSASAVIILESYFEQGF, from the coding sequence ATGAGCGGAACGCTTCTGGCCTTCGATTTTGGTACCAAAAGCATTGGCGTCGCCGTGGGTCAGCGTATCACCGGTACCGCGCGTCCGCTTACGGCCCTGAAGGCCAATGACGGCACGCCAGACTGGAATCTTATCGAACGTCTGCTTAAAGAGTGGCAGCCGGATGACGTGATTGTTGGGCTCCCGCTGAACATGGACGGCACAGAACAGCCGCTTACCGCCCGGGCGCGTAAGTTCGCCAATAAAATCCATGGCCGCTTTGGCGTCTCCGTAAAGCTTCACGACGAGCGTCTCAGCACCGTCGAAGCGCGTGCCGGCCTGTTTGAGCACGGCGGCTTCCGTGCGCTCAACAAGGGCAGCGTGGACTCCGCTTCTGCCGTGATTATCCTCGAAAGCTATTTCGAGCAGGGCTTTTAA